AGCAACTTGCCATGGACAATCCCTGAGAATACCTATGAATGAAAGCCAAATTGTTTTATTCCTCACCCCTCCACATTATGTCCCTAATCATCCAGGAGCAGCTAGAGCAGTCATCACCCCTTGGTCCCTCAAGATGTAAGAATGACAAAAATCAAAGGGGGGAGTGAAACTGTGGGCCGTTTGTTgtaatttctccttttcattgCCCTTATCACAAACTgctttaactttcccttctttgccCTTACCACAAATGGTCTGATAATGGGTAAGAATCAATCCAGCCTGGCCTGTAAAATCCACAGCCAGGTGTATGCCCATTTGTTGTCAATTGTAACCTCAAGTAACCTTATCTCAACACCCCCACAGAGCATGCCTAAGACACCATTTAATTAACATGTGATGCATGATCTAGCATGTAAGAGCCTCCTGCATGTTCTTGTCCTTTTGCCTGCACTGTAAGCccttcctcatccataaaaatcTGCTTGACCCCACATTCTGGGAGATAGACTTGAACCTTGCCTCCTGTCTCTTTGCCAGTCGACCTcacaatgaaattattttttctcaaaatCCCGATGTCACTGTATTGGCTTCTGTGAGCATCAGGCAATGACTCCATTGCTTGGTAAAAGAGCCTCAAtaagtatttctatttcttgaatCTCTCTACTCTCCCTTGTTAAACATGACACATTCATTTCAGGAACAATCAAAAAATATCTGTTGGATGAATCTTGGGAGTAACATTTAATGGTTGAAAgcagtagaaaaataaaatatataccgTAACTAAAATCATTACCATCATAATCATTACAGACAACAATGGCAGGCAGCAAAGTCAATAGTGATAAGGGAAAGATACTTATCTTTACTTCCATTTGACTTTTAGTGACCTGCATGGGTATTTAAGTTAATGCATaggtcaagttttgtttttttttttttttttgaatagtggTGTTTATGATACTGGTCCTTACAGGAATATTATTTGTCCTTACAATTTGGATCTTCTCAATTCCTTGgtaatatattctatatttcttgataatatatatatattgcttttttttttatcttgatgaATTCTTGGTTGACTTTCTACCTAAAATACTaagtgttttttcttattttaaactcCGTACCTTGCTAAGTATCATTTCCCTGCCACTGAGCATTCTGATTGCCCTTTTGGAACATCCCATTAAACACTAAATGAGCAACTTCTGGAATTTATTCCTGACTTAATCTCAAAATAAATgtctatgaaaataaaagaaatatgccTGTACTtaaatttaactatttaaaaatttgttatttaTACAGTGGAGCAATTTAAATTCAACATATATCACACATTTAGGCAGCAtatgggaagggaagagaaaaaatttaCCATACAGTTTCTCCGACTTCTGCTTCAATTGTTGTGATCCATTCCCATGCTTTCCTTCTcagtgttttccttcttttcttattgAAATCCTGGCAATTCTCCTGCTGCTCAGATTATGTATCTCTGTCAATTCATATTTCCCTCACATTAGTGCTATTAGTAATATGTACTTTCTAATTCCTCCTAATATTCATAGAAGAAAACCTTGTAAAATTAAAGGTACAATGTTAACCTGTCACTCAGCCAGTGTTTGCACAAATAATTGGAGGTAATACACTTGAAGGCAAGTAGAATAATTCGCATATTCAAATGAGTCAAATCATGATCTGTATTTGCATCattaaaattattcctaaaaGTGTCCAAGCTTATATGATTACAACACTGAGcaaattaaaaattgtaaaactacatttcttttattctagAATTTTGATTACTCCTTGCATATTGTTTGGAGTTACCTTCCCCAAAATTCAACTCCTAGGTGAATTTTGTTTAAGTCAATTTTTCAGACTCACTGCAGAACTAGGATAGAATTCAGATTTTAATGAATATGTGAACCACAATTAATCCAGATGCATGTTATTTGGGCATCTTAGTCATTACACATCCCCCTGGGCCACAGTGACTGAATTTTCTGGCTATGCAAAGagttttttgatgaaaacaaatttgaaaggCTTTGCTTTCAAGGCTTTTTCTATTCCAAATTCTTTTTGAGAAGAAAAGAGCATCCTTGACTTTTAATTTAGACAATTATCTTCATCTCTCCTCAAAAAAGTGCCTTCATCAGGTTCTTTAAGAGCATtagaatgtgtttttttgtttgtttgtttgtttattttcaagtATCATTTGGGGTGATTTCTGTAAAACTAAAAACTTATTCTGTATGGAGTACATAAACTCCCATTAGAAtaattcaggagaaaaaaaaaggcatagaacagcatattttaaatattctccatttccttgtcattttcataaatctttctttccattttttattctttcacttttgtATCCAAATTTAAACCTGTCTTCCAATATGCTGTGTGAGAAGAATACATAATAACAAATTTGTATTCTGTATTTACTATGATCCATATAACAAAtgttcttatttaatcttcatagaacccagtgagaaaggaaaaatagctAATTCCAGGGGAAGGGAAGGATTAAGATCAGGATGGGCTTTGGAGCTGAACGTAACGCTCTACTTGATTCATTTGGAGGTTACCAGGATATgtccattgcaattttttttcccttttacataTGTATTATATTGCTTAATATAAAGGGGTGAAAAATAATGATACAGGATTCTAAAACTATAATCCAAAGCACTGAAGCTACCCAGGATGTGAAATTTGATTTGCCTCCAAAGACTGAACTTGAAAgcagttctaaatattttatatttgtcccATCTATAACCTAAACACCTAAAAAAGatttagacttttatttttactttcagttttacTTTCCTTCTAAATTCCCTTTCCAGTCTAGATGGTGTTTTCACATTTGCTCTTCCTCTAAACAGAAGAATTTCTTTCTTGTATCCCCTCCCAGCCTTCCTTCTATGCCCCTGCAGATATTCCTGAGCTCCAGTTGTGGCCACAAATTCTGAATTTTTCTAGCCTTAATTCTTCATCCAGAAAAGACATTTGCTCCCACAGATTTTCCACTCTCCAaggtgaaaatttcccaaaatgtCTTCTGTTATTGGCTTCTAAAAACTGTCAATTTATAAAACACATATTAAAATGGAATGCCCCTCTAAGGAGCTATGAAAATTTTTATGCATATAATTTGTGCAcacatcaataaaacaaaatcagataaatacattttttcaaaCTACTTTTTTAATCATCATGGTATCACAAAGTCatgaaaaaggcagaaaaacaaagaatataGCAATTGCACTCTTCTGATCAGTGATTAAAtcacattttataacattttaatctgacttctttacatattttaacaGTGTATGTGCTTTATAACTATTTGTCATGAAtattttgtccctcaattttactattttatacTACCTTTGTGGACTAAATTGTTAATGGAAATTATCTTCCCACCCCAACTTCAATTTCTTTGGTGATTTGATATAAAAACTTAACTAAAAATGCTATGTCAATTTTAAATTGGCAAcaatgaaaaatcaaattatacaaTAAAGAATTCCACTTTCTTGTTCATACCATCAGTTAAAAGGGGATTCCTTCAGCTGAGATGGTTTCATTAGGAAAGTTGCTAAGTCAGTGTAGTTAAATTTGAGGAGTCAATGTAAATGTAAGTAAGTTATGAGTCAAAAAACAAGAGTGGGTTACTTAAAGTATTGCAGAAACACATAGGTGCAAAGATTCTGAAAGGAGAAGAACATTCTCTGTATAAAAGTTGCCATGATGTTTCAGTTAAAAAGTGTAGCTGGGTGtattcatgaaataatttttggGAAGGTTGGATATGGATAAAATATGGGCAACTCTGATGATAATTTAGCATGCTGTTCATATACAGGTGTTATATAGGTAAACCtcaattttacttttttgggATAATGTCTTATGACTCATGGCATCCTAAATAACATGGTATCTTAAGGGTGGATTCTTTTCTTCAAGAAGATGTTGAAAAAGAAATTACCATCAGCACAGAGCTATGTATATCCAGGAAAAAGTATAGAAATCATTATATTGCTTCTGGTGTAAATGTTTAATGACCTAATTAATAATTATGCCATCTATCTTAACCGTGAGTCAATTTTTGTTCACATGCAATCTCAATTTTTGTCTCATATTTAAGTGATATTCATGACTTTCCTTCTCAGTTTATATTAACAATTGAACAAATATAAGATTCAGAGTCATGCAGTAAAAACAAATGGTGGAGGATTAAAATCAAGGTGTACTGATTCGTGCTTCAATGCTCATTCTTTTTCCCCAGCATGGTCTTTGCTCATGCAAACAAAATACATCAATCATTTATATTCTGACTTaccactaagtttattttttttcattttaacctaTAGGTAGTACATATTATGAAGCCAAACAAATGTGaaggtgtctttttctttcctccaaatttgaaaaacaattggaCTTGGAAtaacatttatattcattatagTTTTCTCTTCAAACCTGAGAATTGCTGCCTTGTTAACTAGTACTTGACATATGAGAGAAGTGGTCTAACCCAGCacaatatccatttatttattagtAATTCACCTATAGGGCAATTTATGTAATCCCTCTTTTAATGTAAATCTGCTATGATTTGCTTCCCacatcattttctttccctttcattcttcattttttattgctgttgCAATTATTTTTTAGGTAATcattatgtttttcaaatatatccctttttagcatTACACAACTGCCCATCTTCTTatggtttctcttctttttcatatagatcctatttattttcttacattttctcctgGTTCTCCGAGGAAGAGATATATGCTTCACAATATCAACATATGTtccatagtttttaaaatattttaataccacataaaatttgtttctttctctcacaaggaaagaatatatatatatatatacacacacacacacacacacacatatgtaaaggaaaaattattttttacatcATTTCCCTTGGCCATATTTCTTGCCCACTTGAAGGTGATTGAATTAATTTATCATATCAATATATCAGGATAAGTTGAAAACAGCAGATTTTTTCTCCATATGCAGAGTCTTATAGCCATTCAGTTAACGGAGTCCAATTGGAAAGGGAtaagatttattaattttctcatcCTGCTTTTCCACATTCTGAATacttgaatgtaattaacactgtaACAGAAATATCAACTGCCAACAGGCCCTTAATATACTTATTTCCTCCTGCTTATAACACTTTTTGTTTGTCAGGGCATAGAGGGGGTGGAGTACAGGACTCTGGAGCTTTCAGAGGACATGAATGGCCATTCCATTTCCTTCCACTTTAAACCATATTCTACTATTCAGATGTCTtcattacatatttatttcagACCACcttcatataaaattttaaaataacctttCAGCAAATAAATCTCAAGtggtacgtgtgtgtgtgtgtgtgtgtgtgtgtgtgtattcttaaAACCACAATATATCTTCTCCATTTCTACAGAAGGTCTATAAGTTGTCTGTTCACTATTTAAAATTAACACATGGAAATTATGATTAAAATTCACCTTCAGCCTCAGAAGTAACTGCACAATATGAAAAACAGCCCTTTCTTTAGCCCACAATATTTTTAATACAGATATGCCCCATGCAGCTCAGTCCCACAAATGAAGTTGTCACTTGAGTCATAATTTTCCACCTCAGCCTTTCTGATATTTGAAATGAAGGAGCTGACTACAATGATCTGACAGCTAATAGAGCTCTCTTATTATAAGACCATATTTACTCCCGCATAAAGCTGTTTAGCATAATGAGTAGGACAAATCAATTACATTTTTCTTCTGATAGTATCTTTTGACACCAAATCTTTTTCATGGCCTTTTTCATCTCTGTATTTCTCAGGGTATAGATTAAAGGATTCAACATAGGGGCAATGATGGTGtaaaaaagagcaaatattttatcttcagGGTAAGTAGTAGGTGGTCTGAGGGAGGCAAAGATTGAAGGCCCAAAAAATAAGAGTACCACAGTGATGTGAGACCCACAGGTAGATAGAGCTTTGCATCTTCCCTCAGGTGAGTGGTTTCTTAAGGAGAATAATATAATGACATAAGACCCAAATAAGAGGACAAAGGTTACTAATGCAACCATTCCAGAATTGGCAACCACAAGGACACCAGTGAAGTAGGTATCAGTACAGGCAATTTTCAGTAAAGGGAAAATATCACAATAGTAGTTATCAATTTCATTGGGGCCACAAAAGGGCAACCATATTATTAGAGAAATCACGGAGAAAGAATGGACAGCCCCACCAGCCCAAGCAGCCAAGACTAGAAGATGGCATCTTGTCTTATTCATTATAATCATGTAGTGACGAGGTTTGCAGATGGCAATGTAACGATCAAAGGCCATGACTGTAAGGATGAAGATTTCAATCATTCCAAAGAAGTGCATGGAAAAGACCTGTAACATGCAATCACTGTAGGAGATGGTTTTTGTCCCCACTAACGAGTCACTTATCAGTTTGGGTGTAACACTGGAGGTGTAGCAGATGTCCGTGGAGGATAAATGGATGAGGAAATAGTACATGGGTTGTTGAAAAAGAGGGCTGCATCTAATGGAGATAAGGATCAGAAGGTTTTCCACCAGGAGGGCAACATAACAAAATAAGAAGAGCACAAAGCAATATATTTGTATGTTCTTGTCATAAGAAAACCCCAAAAGAATAAATTCTGAAATGTTCCTCTGAATTTCCATATATAACATTTATTCTATGTACTATACAAATAGCTGagatactggggaaaaaaaaaaaaagaaaacatgcattTGAATGAAAATTTTTATCACATGATCATATTCACATAAAAATTCTCATGTGATTTCAATCATGAATTATTACTATTGAATATATTTGCTCTTCAGAATCATAGTTGGTTTCtctaatagtttttattttttcaaatactctCTTATACTGATGCCactaaagatatatatttttcagttttgaaaatatgaaaatactgctacttccaaaagagaaaatgtcCTATTATTGTTAATTATAAGATTTATATAACAAGGAACATTAACAATGCAGAAATTCATTTTATGGTTAATTTTCAGATGCTTTCTTTATTCATAgcagagttttctttttatgtcatGTTCCCTTATCCCAGCATGGTATGGATCACTTCTTTGAATTTCCTGCATGCATATGATCAAGAAATATGGTTgcgttaaaaaagaaaaagggctaATTTGTGAGCTCCTTGATTTGCATTGGGGTTATGGCCCTTGAAATGAGAAGGAAGACTGCAAACTGGACTTGGGAAACTAATCTTGCTGACTATGTTACAAGACAACCTATTGTtgaaatatatacagaacactttaGAATTTTTGCCAATGACTGataattgagaaaaataattaggaaaaaaatatttttctctcttgtttgaATTTTAGTGAGAAAGAGCTTTTATGGATGCAATTAGTGATGTAAATAAGTAATGAAAATACTAACTGAAAAGCACAAATAAGTTGAATTTAATACAGTTTATGGGTTCTGTTagaatcaattataggcatgaaaacttttttttaaaaaaagatgatagtATGTAATGTAACTGTAAAACAAATATTGTGGTTATGAAGTATACAGCTGTTATCCATTGCATGAATTATACAGGTATTTTgttatgttattttctttatgatCAAGACAGGATTTTCACAAAGGCAATGGTAGAATTTACTTcaggggagcactacagagtgctATTCTCCCCCAAAGGTTAGGACTTAGGTAGGATCAGGTGGGTTTTCTACCTTAATCCTAGATCTGGTGTGTCTGCCAAATCTAGGTGCTATAGGCCAAATTTCAGTAATGCAGAACTTTTTGAAACAACAATATGTATAGATCAACAAATCCAATATTTCCAAATGGTGTAACTATATTACAGTAATACTTGAGCTGATTTTAGGTTGTAAAAAGATTTGACTTTAAAACATGAGTGTTTTTTTGAAACTTTCAAAGCATTTAACTAGTAAatgaagaagggaagaaattatGAAGTAAGAATATAAGGGGTTGTTACAAACACATtacagaaagaattagaaatgaGGAGGAGAAATAAATAATGTGGATGATAAACAACTGTCATTTAAGCTCTGTCTAAATATACATCAGTACATTTTTGATGATATGGAGAAAACATTGACCATCTAGATGTTTCCAATTTTCAGATGTTTGACATCTAGTGAAATAATGTGACTGAAGTGTGGctaaatttttgttctttttcatttttgctattgAAATGTTATATAGACATTGTCTTCACATCTAAAAAGTTGTTCCAAATTAGTGGGAAATGATAATTATCCAGATTCATCTAGACAATCTCCACACCTTATTCCCAGCAACtgttttatataatttacttCCTATTAATCATTTCTGATTACATTTTAACAATGTATAGAAAGGATCATTTTGAATTTCTCCATTCACACTAGCTGTTCTTACTTGGACTAGACATTGGACTCTCTAAATTGAGTTTCAACATCTGTACTGCATATGGACACAATATTCAGGGAAACATGAGATTATGATAAGAAATCTCTGGTACTATGTAACCCCCAATTATACATCTTTTTCTTATCctctttgttgaatgaaggaattaGTAATTAATTTGTCTtgcatacagacacacacatctTCAATTTTTTATCACTTTACATTACATCAATATCctggtattttttgtttgtctgttttggttttttgaaTTGCACTTTTCATTGCgattttattacagaagttgtaagtttacagaaaatcatgaagaaaatagtTTCCATATAAACCCCTATTATTCAACACCTTTCATTAGCTTGGtccctttattacaattaatgagaaaatattattataattgtactattaactgcagtcTGTAgttttacattaggattcactgtgttgtgcagtcccattttaattttattttatttttattgaagtaacatatatgcacctaaaacttcccattttaaccacattcatgtatACAATTCAATGCCGCTAATTACACTCAAATGTTGTACTACTGTTAAGTAAAAATGTCAATTACACTTTTATAGTATTGTTTAGCAATTCTGTTTGCTCCTTATAATGAACAGTCAACATTGTACAACTGAATTTTCCTATAGGTCAATAAGTATGGCCACAAAATATACACATTTTGGCATGTACCTTATTATAAATGTAACTTACCTGATTCTGATTATGTAGACAATTTCAGGAGAATGGTCTTTCGAAGGGTGGGAAATTCTTCAAAGACTGGAGGCTGCAATAGCACTGATAATATGaatatttcactattttaaatgcCTAATCTAAATTATCGATTTAAATGCATAAATCCATAAACACTGCTAATAATATACAAGCAAaactaaacattttaaaagaatgcttTTATTGTTTCTAAAATTGTGATATGCCACATTTCATAATTATTGCCTGAAATTTATAGAATGAATGCTAAATCACAGATAATAAGGGTGAATACCTGCACATCAATTCCGGGTGGACTTCAAGTTAGTTTTAAGTTGGTCAGGAAAATGATTTGGTGATAGATTGTCTCCTCACTTCTATAAAATGTAAGGCTATAAACCAGCGGTTCAAGCAAATCTAGTCTATTCTCTGAAAACATTTTCAGCATTGCTTTCCATACACTTCCATGACAAAAGTTCAATGTTTTCAAAGGAGGTTGAAAATTTAGGTACCCCTGACATTTCCTGGATTCCAAGAGAAGTATATATTCATTCCATAGAAGAGTGGTCTAGGATTTTAAATGCTGATGCAATTCAACACCTTTTCATGCTCAACAAGAAACAAGAACATTTTGAATTATCTGCCAATGCAGTATGTACATATATGCCCTAGGAGTCATTTCTTTTAAGCCTATGCCCAAAACAAATAAGCTTTGGAATTGCCAAAGATAAATTGACAGGAGAGCATAAGAATTTTTTATGACTCTGAAAGTTATAATAATTTGTTTTCCCAGAAACATTTCTTAAAGGAACTTCATGAAACAATCCTAACCAGTTGTCCAAGGTTATATTCCTCTGTCCTTCTGGGAATTTTTAGACTGCAAATTTACTTTCCCATTTTGCTTTATTCAGGCTCTAGGCACTATGTCTCTAGAGAGGAGACTGTTATTCAGATCCAGAGAAGCTCAGGAAATTTTGTCACGTCTAGCTATTTTCCTCTAAAGAACAAATTGGAATAAGGCAAATAGGTGCATGGAGGCAGTCAGCAATTAAGTCCATGACCTTCTTCTGCACTGGACCCCTTGGTCCATTAGCCATACCCAACAGCAATGAACTGTCTCTGCTGAAATGGAAGCTTAGGTTGTTGGAGGCAAAGTAAAAGTGGATAAGCaaaacatattataattaaaataaatttactgcTCCTATGGTAGGGTAAAATGTACCCATGCTTTGGGTTGAAAAGGCATTAGAGAGTTAAAGGAAGTCATGAAACAAACAAAGGCAGCCCTCTATTCTGATTTCTACCAGGCAATTTCCCCAGAGTAGTTACAGAACTAAAAAGTGTATAGACTCAGAATTATCTGCCCTAAAATTCAACTCACCTcccctcaataaattaaaatatatacatatacaatgcATGTACTCATAAGATTGCAAGACATCAATATTTTATTACATCTCTTCTGGATTAAATCAATTCACTTAGAAAAATATGGATGATATTTATAAAGGTTTTTCAAAGCTTATTATACATCAGACACTGTATTgagcattttaatttcattatctCAGTCCTTAAGTCATTTTCATGAGAATTATTACCTCCATTACACAAATGATAATATGAATGCTTACAGAGAATATATAACTTGATGAAGATCAtggagcttatttttaaaatagcagcatattttttataacatatttagaagtaaaatatatgacaataccTAAAGCCAGCAagtggagaaatgaaaacatactatTGTAAGACTATACCATACCTGAAGTGGTATAAAATCACTTGATGGTAGTTGTGATCAACccctaaaatagaaaaacaaagagtTATAACTAATAAGCCAACAAAGAAGATAAGATGGAATtgctttgaaaatataattaaaaacaatatcCCCCAACCCAGAATACCTCTCCACAAAcctagaacagaaagaaaaataattttattattgaataagcattaaaccagaatGTGATGCATTACAGGTGATCTACAAAGATATtgcaacaacagaaagaaaactcaCCCTATTTATGTAGCTAAGCAGATGCAACCCATCACATATacattctcaagatattttggaTATAAATTTACAGTTTGGAGCCAGGACTCCTCTGGAAGTTATGTGAATTTATTCCTAAGAACCTGGGACATAGGGGAAGTCTGCATcttgttttattatatttcaaaGGTGTGAATTCCTTCTTTGCAAAGATTTTATTGTGTGGTGAAATTTGCCAGAGACTTATTCAACTTTTTATTACCTttaagtacattttaaatggagaaagaaaaagagaatttacAATTATAGGTTTTCTAAACTAATGCAAAGGGAGATGTAAGGGAAGAGGAAGCCTCTGATCTTATGTTCCACTGGGAGAATTAAGTCctttattattcatatattttcaattttcatttgcccttacagaatgaaaaagaatattcaaTTGATCCAAGACAAGgcagacaaagaaggaaaacctAAGAGAATATGGTATACATAGGTAACAATGAGCAAGAAGATAAGCTTAGACCCAATAATAGCAATAATCATATTATATAGAAATGAACTAAACACTCCAGTTAAAAGACAGATTGTCACAACAGATACAGAAAGCACAATCCAACTACAAACTGCCCACAGAAAatctactttaaatataaagacacaaatacgTTAGAAATAAGAGAATGTGAAATGATATACAATCTAACACCAGTGAAAAGAAAGCTGAGAGGTTATTTAAATATCAGACAATGAATTTCAGAGCCTAGAATGTTACTTaaggaaaacaattttctttCACTATGATAGTGGGGTCAATTAATCAAGATGATATACAAATTCTAAATATTTAGGACCCTAATAAGAATGTATCAAAATACTATCAGATATCAAAgataaatagacaaatccacaattacatTTGAAGATTTCAATACCCATCTTTTGATAATTAATAGAAGATAAACTGAGAAAATTAGCAGGAATATAGTAGACTGCAGCTAAACTGTGAACTGATTAGACTGACCTTTgtaaaacacttcacccaactCTAGCAGAACAAACATTCTTGTCAGTTGCACTTGAGAAAAgtgttaaaacaaaatgaaattactatggctaagagatttaaaatgagcCTGGAGGACATTCAGGAAGTTACTTTTAATCACATATCAGCCAGCTATAgcaaactgccaaagtatgcaaaACCAATAGCAACAATGTTGCTGAGAACATCTGAACATCATGAATCaacagcaaaataaagaaatcagcAAATTGTCTGACTTGAAGGTACTATGCTgaaaacagactctgaaaaccaaagtACAGAAAAAGTATGCTGAGCTAAATTAGCAGACATATGGAGCAGAACTAAAAGTTACTGCTCAAAGCGCTGGGTTTGGGGAGGCAGTTTATAAGGCAAGGATGTGGGTGGATGGAGAAGGGTGAGGAAGATGTGAGTTTTAGGGAAGGCATGAGCTATGTGAGCTATAAGGGGTATATGAGCTGCCAGGAAGACTTGAGTGGAGTGCCTTTGGTTCATTGTCCATTAATTAGCAACCTCAAAGTTTGTGGTTATCTAGGGAAGATTAGCAGACTCCCTGGCATCAGTTTGATTAATTTATCACAGCAAAGGGAACTTTATCAGCACTGCAAGGGATCTTTGGTATATCAGCCtgcctcagtttttttctttgtttcttctttgtagtatCCTGAGTAAAATATGAGTTTAAGTATTAGTAAAGCTATTCACTATTCGAACTTcacaaagaaaatttggaaagcctcaaatatccaccaatcataattctttacaaacaatttatgtaatcttttttctttaaaagcccTTGCTTGGAAGCCCCA
This genomic stretch from Choloepus didactylus isolate mChoDid1 chromosome 6, mChoDid1.pri, whole genome shotgun sequence harbors:
- the LOC119537897 gene encoding olfactory receptor 4P4-like → MEIQRNISEFILLGFSYDKNIQIYCFVLFLFCYVALLVENLLILISIRCSPLFQQPMYYFLIHLSSTDICYTSSVTPKLISDSLVGTKTISYSDCMLQVFSMHFFGMIEIFILTVMAFDRYIAICKPRHYMIIMNKTRCHLLVLAAWAGGAVHSFSVISLIIWLPFCGPNEIDNYYCDIFPLLKIACTDTYFTGVLVVANSGMVALVTFVLLFGSYVIILFSLRNHSPEGRCKALSTCGSHITVVLLFFGPSIFASLRPPTTYPEDKIFALFYTIIAPMLNPLIYTLRNTEMKKAMKKIWCQKILSEEKCN